In Gossypium raimondii isolate GPD5lz chromosome 12, ASM2569854v1, whole genome shotgun sequence, a single window of DNA contains:
- the LOC105763663 gene encoding adenylylsulfatase HINT1 isoform X3 — MAAFTSFSLFRNYAMTGRIVAIVRASPRLSSSLTSINFLTPNHSRRYLCRASPTHDEEAAAKAAAINSDSGAPTIFDKIIAKEIPSTIVYEDDKVLAFKDISPQAPVHVLVIPKFRDGLTQLGK, encoded by the exons ATGGCTGCTTTCacctctttctctctttttcg TAATTATGCAATGACTGGAAGGATTGTTGCAATTGTGAGAGCCTCACCACGACTCTCTTCTTCTCTCACCTCCATCAATTTTCTAACACCAAATCACTCACGCag ATATCTATGTCGTGCTAGTCCTACACATGATGAAGAGGCTGCGGCAAAGGCAGCTGCAATCAATTCTGATAGTGGAGCTCCAACCAT ATTTGACAAGATCATAGCTAAGGAAATTCCTTCAACCATCGTGTATGAAGATGATAAAGTCTTAGCATTCAAAGACATCAGTCCGCAGGCTCCTGTTCATGTTTTGGTGATTCCAAAGTTTAGGGATGGGTTGACACAGCTTGGGAAG TAA
- the LOC105763662 gene encoding glucan endo-1,3-beta-glucosidase 8 produces MAGVMAVLWAGALILVATSVKVVADNIGVNWGTMTSHPLHPRIVVQLLKDNGFEKVKLFDSDPWMVGYLAGTGIEVMLGIPNDQLEFLSQDYGNAKDWVKENCTSHLRKGGVNIKYVAVGNEPFLTSYKGRFLKTTFPALKNIQKALNEAGLGNKIKAVVPQNADVYESKSDKPSDGVFRRDVKAVMAQIVRFLKENGAPFVVNIYPFISLTMNSKFPSDFAFFDGGHPIQDDNVQYNNVFEANFDTLIYALKDLGTPNLTILVGEVGWPTDGHKKANKNSAKKFYDGLFKVLASKKGTPLRPGEMDVYLFGLFDEDTKSIEPGNFERHWGIFDFDGKPKFTMDISGKGGDKHLVAAKGVKYLPKQWCVLESYASNQDLIGQQTGWACARSDCTALQDGASCSNLDPDRTVSYAFNSYYQMNNQDEDACDFEGLATVVSKDPSTMSCRFNTQIKVDGATRLSFAQGAVPAISSSLTLFFLL; encoded by the exons ATGGCTGGAGTGATGGCAGTGTTATGGGCGGGTGCCCTGATCCTGGTGGCAACCAGCGTTAAGGTTGTTGCAGATAACATTGGTGTGAATTGGGGCACGATGACGTCGCACCCATTGCATCCTAGAATAGTGGTTCAGCTGCTGAAAGATAATGGGTTTGAAAAGGTTAAGCTTTTCGATTCAGATCCTTGGATGGTGGGGTATTTGGCCGGAACCGGCATCGAGGTCATGCTTGGGATCCCTAATGATCAGCTTGAGTTTTTGTCTCAAGACTACGGCAATGCAAAGGATTGGGTCAAAGAAAACTGCACATCACATCTTCGCAAGGGAGGTGTCAATATCAA GTACGTAGCCGTTGGAAATGAGCCGTTTTTGACAAGCTACAAAGGGAGATTTCTCAAAACCACCTTCCCAGCATTGAAAAACATTCAGAAAGCCCTTAATGAAGCAGGTTTAGGGAACAAAATCAAAGCAGTCGTACCACAGAACGCGGACGTTTATGAATCAAAATCGGACAAACCATCCGACGGAGTGTTTCGCAGAGACGTAAAGGCTGTGATGGCCCAAATTGTGCGTTTCTTGAAGGAAAATGGAGCCCCATTTGTGGTGAACATATACCCTTTCATCAGTCTCACCATGAATAGTAAGTTCCCTTCGGATTTTGCCTTCTTTGATGGAGGCCACCCCATCCAGGACGATAATGTTCAGTATAATAACGTTTTTGAGGCAAACTTTGACACTCTTATTTACGCATTGAAAGACTTGGGCACCCCTAATTTGACGATCCTTGTGGGGGAAGTTGGTTGGCCAACAGATGGCCACAAAAAGGCAAATAAGAACAGTGCTAAGAAGTTTTACGATGGTCTGTTCAAAGTGTTGGCTAGTAAAAAGGGAACCCCACTTCGTCCTGGGGAAATGGATGTCTACCTATTCGGCTTGTTTGATGAGGACACCAAGAGCATTGAACCAGGGAATTTCGAGAGGCATTGGGGAATTTTTGACTTTGATGGCAAACCCAAATTCACAATGGACATATCTGGCAAGGGAGGTGACAAGCATTTAGTGGCCGCCAAAGGGGTCAAGTACTTGCCCAAACAATGGTGCGTTTTGGAAAGCTACGCCTCCAACCAAGATTTGATTGGTCAACAGACCGGTTGGGCTTGCGCCAGATCCGATTGCACTGCCCTGCAGGATGGTGCGTCTTGTTCTAATCTGGATCCCGACCGTACGGTCTCCTATGCTTTTAACAGTTACTATCAAATGAATAACCAAGATGAAGATGCCTGTGACTTCGAGGGTTTAGCCACTGTGGTATCCAAGGATCCTTCCACCATGTCCTGCAGATTCAATACTCAAATAAAGGTTGATGGGGCCACCAGGCTAAGTTTTGCGCAAGGAGCCGTTCCAGCTATTTCTTCATCACTCACCTTGTTCTTTTTGTTGTAA
- the LOC105763663 gene encoding uncharacterized protein LOC105763663 isoform X2: MTGRIVAIVRASPRLSSSLTSINFLTPNHSRRYLCRASPTHDEEAAAKAAAINSDSGAPTIFDKIIAKEIPSTIVYEDDKVLAFKDISPQAPVHVLVIPKFRDGLTQLGKAEQRHGEIVGQLLLLDAPLLKLSYPSSLASSPVVPSFRLTKLLCMYYSDVFMVYKNVFTVSELINTS; the protein is encoded by the exons ATGACTGGAAGGATTGTTGCAATTGTGAGAGCCTCACCACGACTCTCTTCTTCTCTCACCTCCATCAATTTTCTAACACCAAATCACTCACGCag ATATCTATGTCGTGCTAGTCCTACACATGATGAAGAGGCTGCGGCAAAGGCAGCTGCAATCAATTCTGATAGTGGAGCTCCAACCAT ATTTGACAAGATCATAGCTAAGGAAATTCCTTCAACCATCGTGTATGAAGATGATAAAGTCTTAGCATTCAAAGACATCAGTCCGCAGGCTCCTGTTCATGTTTTGGTGATTCCAAAGTTTAGGGATGGGTTGACACAGCTTGGGAAG GCTGAACAAAGGCATGGAGAGATAGTGGGTCAACTTCTTTTATTAGATGCGCCATTATTGAAATTATCATATCCATCATCCTTGGCTTCGTCCCCTGTAGTACCTTCCTTCCGATTGACAAAACTTCTCTGCATGTATTATTCTGATGTTTTCATggtttataaaaatgttttcacGGTTTCTGAACTTATAAATACAAGTTAA
- the LOC105763663 gene encoding uncharacterized protein LOC105763663 isoform X1: MAAFTSFSLFRNYAMTGRIVAIVRASPRLSSSLTSINFLTPNHSRRYLCRASPTHDEEAAAKAAAINSDSGAPTIFDKIIAKEIPSTIVYEDDKVLAFKDISPQAPVHVLVIPKFRDGLTQLGKAEQRHGEIVGQLLLLDAPLLKLSYPSSLASSPVVPSFRLTKLLCMYYSDVFMVYKNVFTVSELINTS, encoded by the exons ATGGCTGCTTTCacctctttctctctttttcg TAATTATGCAATGACTGGAAGGATTGTTGCAATTGTGAGAGCCTCACCACGACTCTCTTCTTCTCTCACCTCCATCAATTTTCTAACACCAAATCACTCACGCag ATATCTATGTCGTGCTAGTCCTACACATGATGAAGAGGCTGCGGCAAAGGCAGCTGCAATCAATTCTGATAGTGGAGCTCCAACCAT ATTTGACAAGATCATAGCTAAGGAAATTCCTTCAACCATCGTGTATGAAGATGATAAAGTCTTAGCATTCAAAGACATCAGTCCGCAGGCTCCTGTTCATGTTTTGGTGATTCCAAAGTTTAGGGATGGGTTGACACAGCTTGGGAAG GCTGAACAAAGGCATGGAGAGATAGTGGGTCAACTTCTTTTATTAGATGCGCCATTATTGAAATTATCATATCCATCATCCTTGGCTTCGTCCCCTGTAGTACCTTCCTTCCGATTGACAAAACTTCTCTGCATGTATTATTCTGATGTTTTCATggtttataaaaatgttttcacGGTTTCTGAACTTATAAATACAAGTTAA